One stretch of Zingiber officinale cultivar Zhangliang chromosome 6B, Zo_v1.1, whole genome shotgun sequence DNA includes these proteins:
- the LOC121989169 gene encoding uncharacterized protein LOC121989169 isoform X2 produces the protein MAEDLQLPSELLDDGFFHGFFVGREEKRVDERGETGDHSSLEDEDDKVLDLRNEATVKEAELRRLSQYQHRLPNQARNSSPLLVHRQLQAVRILHLKQQQLLHQQLWAERQSKAKGACHSPGVSSSGRAPFLIQHQPLPGSGMTAFFLCNSGGARKESTGTGVFLPRTAGSKPQPQKKSACSTVLIPAKVVQALNLANHHGRGTNPMRSQSHPQPGDFIKTSMSCLPHEWTY, from the exons ATGGCGGAGGACCTTCAGCTTCCTTCCGAGCTTCTGGACGATGGATTCTTCCACGGCTTCTTCGTCGGGCGAGAGGAGAAACGGGTTGATGAGAGGGGGGAGACGGGCGATCACTCTTCCCTCGAGGACGAAGACGACAAG GTGCTTGATCTACGCAACGAGGCTACGGTAAAGGAGGCGGAGCTCCGGCGATTGAGCCAGTACCAGCATCGGCTTCCAAATCAAGCGAGGAACTCTAGCCCCTTGCTCGTCCATCGTCAACTGCAGGCCGTTCGA ATCCTCCATCTGAAGCAGCAACAGCTCCTGCATCAGCAATTATGGGCTGAAAGACAAAGCAAAGCAAAAGGAGCCTGCCACTCCCCTGGCGTTTCTTCTTCCGGGCGTGCTCCGTTTCTAATCCAGCATCAACCCCTTCCTGGATCCGGCATGACAGCCTTCTTCCTTTGCAACTCCGGCGGCGCCAGAAAAGAATCCACTGGCACCGGTGTCTTCCTGCCCCGCACGGCCGGGAGCAAGCCCCAGCCACAAAAGAAATCAG CTTGTTCGACAGTGCTTATTCCAGCAAAGGTAGTTCAAGCTCTGAACCTAGCAAATCATCATG GAAGAGGAACAAACCCTATGAGAAGTCAGAGCCATCCCCAGCCTGGTGATTTCATTAAAACCTCCATGAGCTGCCTTCCCCACGAGTGGACCTATTGA
- the LOC121989169 gene encoding uncharacterized protein LOC121989169 isoform X1, giving the protein MAEDLQLPSELLDDGFFHGFFVGREEKRVDERGETGDHSSLEDEDDKVLDLRNEATVKEAELRRLSQYQHRLPNQARNSSPLLVHRQLQAVRILHLKQQQLLHQQLWAERQSKAKGACHSPGVSSSGRAPFLIQHQPLPGSGMTAFFLCNSGGARKESTGTGVFLPRTAGSKPQPQKKSACSTVLIPAKVVQALNLANHHDSFIGRGTNPMRSQSHPQPGDFIKTSMSCLPHEWTY; this is encoded by the exons ATGGCGGAGGACCTTCAGCTTCCTTCCGAGCTTCTGGACGATGGATTCTTCCACGGCTTCTTCGTCGGGCGAGAGGAGAAACGGGTTGATGAGAGGGGGGAGACGGGCGATCACTCTTCCCTCGAGGACGAAGACGACAAG GTGCTTGATCTACGCAACGAGGCTACGGTAAAGGAGGCGGAGCTCCGGCGATTGAGCCAGTACCAGCATCGGCTTCCAAATCAAGCGAGGAACTCTAGCCCCTTGCTCGTCCATCGTCAACTGCAGGCCGTTCGA ATCCTCCATCTGAAGCAGCAACAGCTCCTGCATCAGCAATTATGGGCTGAAAGACAAAGCAAAGCAAAAGGAGCCTGCCACTCCCCTGGCGTTTCTTCTTCCGGGCGTGCTCCGTTTCTAATCCAGCATCAACCCCTTCCTGGATCCGGCATGACAGCCTTCTTCCTTTGCAACTCCGGCGGCGCCAGAAAAGAATCCACTGGCACCGGTGTCTTCCTGCCCCGCACGGCCGGGAGCAAGCCCCAGCCACAAAAGAAATCAG CTTGTTCGACAGTGCTTATTCCAGCAAAGGTAGTTCAAGCTCTGAACCTAGCAAATCATCATG ATTCGTTTATAGGAAGAGGAACAAACCCTATGAGAAGTCAGAGCCATCCCCAGCCTGGTGATTTCATTAAAACCTCCATGAGCTGCCTTCCCCACGAGTGGACCTATTGA